Below is a window of Candidatus Binatia bacterium DNA.
CACGCACGCGGGGGCGGTGCGCTCGAGGAAGGGTCGCATCCCCTCGAAGAGCGCGGCGACACCGGCCAGCTTCTTCGCCGCGGGCACGCCGAGCGCGGCCGGAAGCTCGGGATGGATCAGCGCCTCGGGCACGGTGAGCTTCCGCTCCTCGGCGAAGGCCTGGAGGCGCTCCACCGTGGTCCGGCCGATGCCGCGCGGCGGCACGTTCAGGACCCGGTACCAGGACACCGCGTCCTTCGGCTGCACCAGCGCGCGGAGATACGCGAGCACGTCCTTCACCTCGCGCCGCTCGTAGAAGGAGATCCCGCCGGTGATCTGGTAGGGGATCGCCGAGCGGCGGAGCGCGTTCTCCACCGCTCGCGACTGCGCGTTCGTCCGGTAGAGCACGACGAAGTCCTTGTTCCCCCGGTCCGACTCCCGGCGCTCCTGGAGGAGGATCGAGACGACCTTCTCCCCCTCGGCCTCCTCGTCCGGGAGCACGTGGAGGGTGAGCGGGTCGCCGGCCGGGTTCTCGGTCCAGAGCTCCTTCTCCTTGCGCGCCGTGTTGTGCTTCACGACACCGTTGGCGGCGCGGAGGATGGTCTGGGTGGAGCGGTAGTTCTGCGTCAGCCGGAGCACGGCCGCGTCCGGAAAGCGCTGCTCGAACGAGAGGATGTTCCCCACGTCCGCGCCGCGCCAGCCGTAGATCGACTGATCGTCGTCGCCGACGACGGTGAGGTTCTTGTGGAGGCGCGAGAGCCGTTCGATCAGGTCGAACTGGATCGCGTTCGTGTCCTGGTACTCGTCCACCAGGACGTGCTGGAAGCGCGTGGCGTAGTGGCGGTGCACCCCCTCGTCCAGGTCGAGCAGCTTCACCGTGTAGAGGAGCAGGTCGTCGAAGTCCATCGCCGCCCGGTCGCGCAGTCCCCGCTCGTAGCGCTCGTAGACCTCCGCCAGCTTCCGGTCCACGGGAGCGAACGCCGTCTTCGCGTACTCCGCCGCGGGAATCCCCTCGTTCTTGAGGCTCGAGATGCGCGAGCCCGCGCCCGCGGGGGTGAGGCGCTTGTCGTCGGCGCCCACCTCGCGCAGGAGCTCGCGGAGGAGGCTCCGCTGGTCGTCGGTGTCGTAGATGACGAAGGAGCGGGGATAGCCGAGCGTCTCGGCGTGGCGGCGCAGGATGCGCACGCAGGTGCCGTGAAAGGTGCCCAGCCAGACCTTGAGATCGTCCCCGCCGAGGAGCGCGGCCGCGCGCGAGCGCATCTCGCGCGCCGCCTTGTTCGTGAAGGTGAAGGCGAGGATCTGCTCGGGAAGGACGCCGCGCTCCTGCACGAGATGCGCGATGCGCCCCGTGAGGACGCGCGTCTTCCCGCTGCCCGCGCCCGCCAAAATCAGGAGCGGGCCGCCGGGGTGTTCGACGGCCTGGCGCTGCACGGGATTCAGTTGCACGTCGGGCTAGTACTCCAGTCGGACCTTGAGGTCGAGGTTGTATTCCTCGGGAGGACGGCCTCCGGGCGTGGCGTTCCGATCGGTGCGCTCTCCCTTGAGCAGGAGATGCCGCGTGACGCGGTACTCCGCGCCGATCCGCTGCTCGACGGCCCCCGAGAATTCGCGAGAATAATTGATGTAGAGGTCGCGCGTCACATACTTTCCCGCCCCCACGACGCCCACGTCGAGCGGACCCGAGCCGGTCTCGCCGCCGGCGCGCGCGCCGGTGCCGAGATCGAACGTGTCGATCCAGCCGCTCTGCGAGAGCCACCGCTCGGCATTGCGGAAGAGGTAGGCCTGGATCGGCAGCGCGAGCCCGCCCGCGCCTCCGTTTCCGCCCGTGCCGTCGCCGCTCGCCTCCTGCGAGGGGGTGAACTGCCCGTAGGTGAGCATCCGCCAGAGATCCGCCTGGGAGTAGCGG
It encodes the following:
- a CDS encoding UvrD-helicase domain-containing protein, with protein sequence MQLNPVQRQAVEHPGGPLLILAGAGSGKTRVLTGRIAHLVQERGVLPEQILAFTFTNKAAREMRSRAAALLGGDDLKVWLGTFHGTCVRILRRHAETLGYPRSFVIYDTDDQRSLLRELLREVGADDKRLTPAGAGSRISSLKNEGIPAAEYAKTAFAPVDRKLAEVYERYERGLRDRAAMDFDDLLLYTVKLLDLDEGVHRHYATRFQHVLVDEYQDTNAIQFDLIERLSRLHKNLTVVGDDDQSIYGWRGADVGNILSFEQRFPDAAVLRLTQNYRSTQTILRAANGVVKHNTARKEKELWTENPAGDPLTLHVLPDEEAEGEKVVSILLQERRESDRGNKDFVVLYRTNAQSRAVENALRRSAIPYQITGGISFYERREVKDVLAYLRALVQPKDAVSWYRVLNVPPRGIGRTTVERLQAFAEERKLTVPEALIHPELPAALGVPAAKKLAGVAALFEGMRPFLERTAPACVAEVVAAVRYREYLAEESPAESEERIENVEELIAGAEAYARRAEDPSVEGFLSEVALLTDVDLWDDTEDAVNLMTVHSAKGLEFPVVFVVGLEEGLLPHASALDEPAELEEERRLFYVALTRARERVHLFHASYRRTWNASGGGISRFVSEIPEDCLLVQEERHWDVEAPRYSPRRSAGAAMRRSEGSLKSAVGLRVIHPQFGEGVVVGSEGFGERAKLTIQFRRAGIKKILAAFAELSHAD